ATGCCTAGTCACAGCGCCGCTGCCGGCGACTATGCTGTGCGTTCTTTCTCCGAAGGCGATCTTTCGCTGTACACCGACTTTGAACATCCGCGCGGTTGGAACCGATCGGCAGTCCGTCGGTTCCTGCAGTATGAATTTCGCTCCCACCCGGCCGTTCGGCGCATCGTGAACGCAGTTCCCCCTGCTTTTACTTCGAACCATGCGCCGTTTTTTCATCCTTCCTTCCATAAAGTGAGGAGCCATGCGCATTCCACTGCTTTATGACAAAACAACCATCGAGATTAATGTGCCGGATGATGCAACGGTACTGCGCACGACCTATCCGCCGCCCTCGGCTACAGCTGCCGAGCTTGTGCTGCAGGCCTGCAAGCGGCCTATTGCAGGGCCGACGTTGTCGGAAGCTCTTTCCCGACGCAGAAAAGGTGAGGTCGTCATTGTGGTCTCGGACGTTACCCGCCCGATCCCCTATTCATCCTTTCTGCCGCAGCTTCTCAACCGTCTGCATGAAGAAGGAGCTTCTAAGGAAGAAATCTGCCTTCTCATCGCGACGGGCATGCATCGTCCCAGCACATCCGAGGAACGATCGGCAATGTTCGGTGAGGATATTGCAGGCAACTATCGCATTCTCGATCACGATGCGTCGGCGGATGATCTGGTGCAGCTGCCGGCCAAGAGCCGCTCGGGCGCTTCCATCCGACTCAACCGCCGTTTCGTGCAGGCGGGATTTCGCTTGATCACCGGTTTAGTCGAACCGCACTACATGGCCGGTTTTTCCGGCGGCCGCAAAGCAGTATGCCCAGGGCTGGCCTCGTTGGAAACGCTGCAGCGCTTTCACGGCTATGCGATGCTCGCCGACCCGCACAGCACGGCTGCCCGACTCGACGACAATCCCTGTCATCTCGAAGCTCTGTCGGTCGCGCAGGCGGCAGGCGTCGATTTTTCCATCAATGTCGTACTCAACGAAGCACGCCGGGTTGTCGCCGCTTTTGCCGGCGAACTCGATGCCGCTCATCGTCAAGCCTGCCGCTTCGTCGAAGCTCACGCCGCGCCGAAGGTAAAAGAACACGATGTTGTGGTCACCTGCAGCGCCGGTTATCCGCTCGATACCACCTTTTATCAGTGCACCAAGAGTTTTGTCTGCGCCCTGCCGGCCGTCAAGCCGCAAGGCGTCGTTCTTACCGTCGGCGGCTGCCGCGAAGGCATCGGCAGCCGTGAATATCAGGAAATCCTTTTCCGCTACGCCGACGACTGGCGGCAGTTTTTGTCCGATATTGCCGCGACCGATCGAGTGATCAAAGACCAATGGCAGCACCAGATGCACACGCGCGCCTTGGCTAAAATCGGCCGCGAAAACATCCTGTTCTTCACCGATGCACTGCCGCAGGAGGTCCTCGAAAAGCTTTCCGTTAATGGGCGTGCGGTGACGAGCGTCGCCGCAGCCTTGCAGGCCGAGATCGACCGCCTGGCGGCTGAGAAACGGTCGTTCTGCGTCATTCCCGAGGGGCCGTATTGTACCCCTGTACCGGCCGCTTGAGAGGATAGAGCCAAATGGGCAGCATACGCAAAAAGCCGCTGATCCTATCGCCTGCAGGATCCTGGGAGAGCCTGCGGGCTGCCGTACAGGCCGGCGCCGATGCCGTCTATTTCGGCGTCGGCAGGCTGAACATGCGCGCCCGAGCGGCAAA
This window of the candidate division KSB1 bacterium genome carries:
- the larA gene encoding nickel-dependent lactate racemase, producing MRIPLLYDKTTIEINVPDDATVLRTTYPPPSATAAELVLQACKRPIAGPTLSEALSRRRKGEVVIVVSDVTRPIPYSSFLPQLLNRLHEEGASKEEICLLIATGMHRPSTSEERSAMFGEDIAGNYRILDHDASADDLVQLPAKSRSGASIRLNRRFVQAGFRLITGLVEPHYMAGFSGGRKAVCPGLASLETLQRFHGYAMLADPHSTAARLDDNPCHLEALSVAQAAGVDFSINVVLNEARRVVAAFAGELDAAHRQACRFVEAHAAPKVKEHDVVVTCSAGYPLDTTFYQCTKSFVCALPAVKPQGVVLTVGGCREGIGSREYQEILFRYADDWRQFLSDIAATDRVIKDQWQHQMHTRALAKIGRENILFFTDALPQEVLEKLSVNGRAVTSVAAALQAEIDRLAAEKRSFCVIPEGPYCTPVPAA